A portion of the Halopelagius inordinatus genome contains these proteins:
- a CDS encoding HalOD1 output domain-containing protein gives MSETQRSGLRTQTTVHGRETVVDAADYDTVSMAIVAAVAAAEGVTATALPPLYDAGIDPDAVNELFGGSRTHVESVFSFTYCDYVVTITSNGGVTVETYRAI, from the coding sequence ATGTCAGAAACGCAGAGGTCAGGGTTACGGACGCAGACGACCGTCCACGGGAGAGAAACCGTCGTGGACGCCGCCGACTACGACACGGTTTCGATGGCCATCGTCGCCGCCGTCGCCGCCGCCGAGGGCGTCACCGCAACGGCGCTCCCGCCTCTGTACGACGCGGGCATCGACCCCGACGCGGTGAACGAACTGTTCGGCGGGTCGCGGACGCACGTCGAGAGCGTCTTCTCGTTTACCTACTGCGACTACGTCGTCACGATTACGAGCAACGGCGGCGTGACAGTCGAGACGTACCGGGCCATCTGA
- the thsA gene encoding thermosome subunit alpha codes for MQQPLYILAGGSSRTGGRAATDSNIRAGKAVASAVRTTLGPRGMDKMLVDSSGDVVITNDGATILQEMDIEHPAAQMIVEVAQTQQKEVGDGTTTAAVLTGELLVHAEDLLERDLHPTVVVEGYTEAARLAQEAIDEQLLAVELDDELLEQVAESSMTGKGTGDVTADVLAEHVVRAVRMVHEGNGTFDRDDVRIAARTGSSSSATELVEGVVVDKDRVNDGMPARVEDATVAVVDVKLDVRKGEFDTEYNITSIDQLDAAIRAEDDELRGYAKTLADAGVDVVFCTKSISDRVANHLADEGILAFESVKNADARAVARATGAKRLGSVTDLDSADFGRADAVSTRRFGDDELTFVEGGAAAKAVTLFLRGGTDHVVDELERAVNDAVDVVVAAIDAGGVVPGAGATEIAIADHVRSAAAGIEGRKQLAVEAYADAVEALPRTLAENTGMDPIDALVDLRARYESDGVAGIISSGRTGEIGDPVEHGIIDPAAVKREAVDSATEAATMIVRIDDVIAAK; via the coding sequence ATGCAGCAACCACTGTACATTCTCGCGGGCGGGAGCAGCCGAACCGGCGGCCGGGCCGCCACGGACTCGAACATCCGCGCCGGGAAGGCCGTCGCAAGCGCCGTCCGGACGACGCTCGGCCCCCGCGGGATGGACAAGATGCTCGTCGACTCCTCCGGTGACGTCGTCATCACCAACGACGGTGCGACCATCCTCCAGGAGATGGACATCGAACACCCGGCGGCGCAGATGATCGTCGAAGTCGCCCAGACCCAACAGAAGGAAGTCGGCGACGGCACGACGACGGCCGCCGTCCTCACGGGCGAACTTCTCGTCCACGCCGAGGACCTCCTCGAACGGGACCTTCACCCAACCGTCGTGGTGGAGGGCTACACCGAGGCCGCGCGCCTCGCACAGGAGGCCATCGACGAGCAACTGTTGGCCGTCGAACTCGACGACGAACTCCTCGAACAGGTCGCGGAGTCGTCGATGACCGGGAAAGGCACCGGCGACGTGACCGCGGACGTCCTCGCCGAACACGTCGTCAGAGCGGTCCGGATGGTCCACGAGGGCAACGGGACGTTCGACCGCGACGACGTTCGCATCGCCGCGCGCACCGGGTCGTCCTCCTCTGCGACCGAACTCGTAGAGGGCGTCGTCGTGGACAAAGACCGCGTCAACGACGGCATGCCCGCGCGCGTCGAAGACGCCACGGTGGCCGTCGTCGACGTGAAACTCGACGTCCGAAAAGGCGAGTTCGACACCGAGTACAACATCACCTCCATCGACCAACTCGACGCCGCCATCAGAGCCGAGGACGACGAACTCCGAGGCTACGCGAAGACGCTCGCCGACGCGGGCGTGGACGTGGTGTTCTGCACGAAGTCCATCTCGGACCGCGTGGCGAACCACCTCGCCGACGAGGGCATCCTCGCGTTCGAGAGCGTGAAGAACGCCGACGCCCGCGCCGTCGCCCGCGCGACGGGCGCAAAGCGTCTCGGGTCGGTCACCGACCTCGATTCCGCGGACTTCGGCCGTGCCGACGCCGTCTCGACGCGGCGGTTCGGCGACGACGAACTCACCTTCGTGGAGGGCGGCGCGGCGGCGAAGGCCGTCACGCTGTTCCTCCGCGGCGGCACCGACCACGTCGTGGACGAACTCGAACGCGCCGTCAACGACGCCGTCGACGTCGTCGTCGCGGCCATCGACGCGGGCGGCGTCGTCCCCGGCGCGGGCGCGACGGAAATCGCAATCGCCGACCACGTCCGTTCCGCGGCGGCGGGCATCGAGGGGCGCAAGCAACTCGCCGTCGAGGCGTACGCCGACGCCGTCGAGGCACTCCCGCGCACCCTCGCCGAGAACACCGGCATGGACCCCATCGACGCCCTCGTGGACCTCCGCGCGCGCTACGAGAGCGACGGCGTCGCCGGTATCATCTCGTCCGGTCGAACCGGCGAAATCGGCGACCCCGTCGAACACGGCATCATCGACCCCGCCGCGGTCAAGCGCGAAGCCGTCGATTCGGCGACCGAGGCGGCGACGATGATCGTCCGCATCGACGACGTCATCGCCGCGAAGTAA
- a CDS encoding GNAT family N-acetyltransferase, whose amino-acid sequence MPDVTVRDATVDDVPAIRHVAERGWDAAYDDVLSRETIDAAMARWYSPEAVRAFVEREGAASLVAERDGEVVGYATGGLGDEETVTTLSAVYADPEHWGEGVGTALLDRFEQFCRKRGYDAFEIRVLAENRVGRSFYRSRGYDVVETGETDLFDERVRECLFRGRIE is encoded by the coding sequence ATGCCGGACGTCACCGTCCGCGACGCGACCGTAGACGACGTTCCCGCCATCCGGCACGTCGCCGAACGCGGGTGGGACGCCGCCTACGACGACGTCCTCTCGCGGGAGACTATCGACGCCGCGATGGCGCGGTGGTACTCCCCGGAGGCGGTCAGAGCGTTCGTCGAACGCGAGGGCGCGGCCTCTCTCGTCGCCGAACGGGACGGCGAGGTTGTGGGATACGCGACGGGCGGACTCGGCGACGAAGAGACCGTCACCACTCTCAGCGCGGTTTACGCCGACCCCGAACACTGGGGAGAGGGAGTCGGGACGGCCCTCCTGGACAGGTTTGAGCAGTTCTGTCGAAAGCGGGGGTACGACGCGTTCGAAATCAGGGTGCTCGCGGAGAACCGCGTCGGGCGGTCGTTCTATCGGTCGCGCGGGTACGACGTCGTCGAAACCGGGGAGACGGACCTGTTCGACGAGAGGGTCCGCGAGTGTCTCTTTCGGGGCCGAATCGAGTGA
- a CDS encoding SAM hydrolase/SAM-dependent halogenase family protein: MITLASDFGSPYPAAMKGVILSATDARLVDVSHDLPRQDVRAAAFWTRETLPYFPPAVHLVVVDPGVGTDRAAVVGRVGDHAFVGPDNGVLRPVARRIAAETDADPEWFEYEYDDPASTTFHGRDVFAPAAAAVHDVGADAVESLSAVVPLPDEEVCDLRFPTATVDGDAARGEVLVVDDFGNAITNVPGEFLGGRTGETVSANGTDAPVETAYAAVEPGERLVTVGSHGYVECGVNRGRGDEAFGLAPGDDVRFRFQS, translated from the coding sequence ATGATAACGCTCGCCTCCGACTTCGGGTCGCCGTACCCGGCGGCGATGAAGGGAGTCATCCTCTCTGCGACGGACGCCCGCCTCGTCGATGTCTCGCACGACCTGCCGCGACAGGACGTTCGCGCGGCCGCCTTCTGGACGCGAGAGACGCTTCCGTACTTCCCGCCCGCGGTTCATCTCGTCGTCGTCGACCCCGGCGTCGGCACCGACCGCGCGGCGGTGGTCGGACGCGTCGGCGACCACGCCTTCGTCGGCCCGGACAACGGCGTCCTCCGTCCCGTCGCGCGCCGAATCGCCGCCGAGACAGACGCCGACCCCGAGTGGTTCGAGTACGAGTACGACGACCCCGCCTCGACGACGTTCCACGGTCGGGACGTGTTCGCCCCCGCCGCGGCGGCCGTCCACGACGTCGGCGCGGACGCCGTGGAATCGCTCTCCGCCGTCGTTCCCCTCCCCGACGAGGAGGTGTGTGACCTCCGGTTCCCGACTGCGACCGTAGACGGCGACGCGGCCCGCGGCGAGGTTCTCGTCGTGGACGACTTCGGCAACGCGATTACGAACGTCCCCGGGGAGTTCCTCGGCGGGCGAACCGGCGAGACGGTCTCCGCGAACGGGACGGACGCGCCCGTCGAGACGGCGTACGCCGCCGTCGAACCGGGCGAGAGACTCGTCACCGTCGGCAGTCACGGCTACGTCGAGTGCGGCGTGAACCGCGGCCGGGGCGACGAGGCGTTCGGCCTCGCACCCGGCGACGACGTCCGCTTCCGGTTTCAGTCCTGA
- a CDS encoding nicotinamide-nucleotide adenylyltransferase, with protein sequence MRGFYIGRFQPYHNGHHQMVKEIATEVDELVLGIGSAGDSHSTRNPFTAGERIMMVAKSVVDFDITTYAVPIEDLERNSVWVSHVQSMSPAFDVAYSNNPLVIQLFKEAGVEVRQSPMFNRGVLQGTELRNRMMNGEEWRSLVPEPVVGVIDEIGGIERIQRVSDTDSDGRDSDGGPDPE encoded by the coding sequence ATGCGGGGGTTCTACATCGGCCGCTTTCAGCCATACCACAACGGGCACCACCAGATGGTCAAAGAGATCGCCACGGAAGTAGACGAACTCGTCTTGGGCATCGGAAGCGCGGGCGACTCCCACTCGACGCGAAACCCCTTCACGGCGGGCGAGCGAATCATGATGGTCGCAAAGTCGGTCGTCGACTTCGACATCACGACGTACGCCGTCCCGATAGAGGACTTAGAGCGAAACTCCGTGTGGGTCAGTCACGTCCAGAGCATGTCGCCCGCGTTCGACGTCGCCTACTCGAACAACCCGCTCGTCATCCAGTTGTTCAAGGAGGCGGGCGTCGAGGTTCGACAGTCGCCGATGTTCAACCGCGGCGTCCTGCAGGGAACCGAACTCCGCAACCGGATGATGAACGGCGAGGAGTGGCGGAGTCTCGTCCCCGAACCGGTGGTGGGCGTCATCGACGAAATCGGCGGTATCGAGCGCATCCAACGCGTCAGCGACACCGACTCCGACGGGCGCGACTCCGACGGGGGGCCGGACCCCGAGTGA
- the lonB gene encoding ATP-dependent protease LonB: protein MSNDTDTDDNLPEEEEERISEDTSDSSSDDEVFPEAGPDDGAEVDDGTEVDDVPAPADQTQSGEVDEGGTIDDLGSEVEVTADVADDIDENDLLGGLQIDSTEEIEVPDRLVDQVIGQEHARDVVIKAAKQRRHVMMIGSPGTGKSMLAKAMAELLPKEELQDVLVYHNPDDGNNPKVRTVPAGKGDQIVEAHKEEARKRNQMRSFLMWIIIAIVLGYSLIIAGQILLGILAAGVIYLAFRYGSRGSDSMIPNLIVNNADETAAPFEDATGAHAGALLGDVRHDPFQSGGMETPSHDRVEPGAIHKANKGVLFIDEINTLDIRSQQHLMTAIQEGEFSITGQSERSSGAMVQTEPVPTDFIMIAAGNLDAMENMHPALRSRIKGYGYEVYMDDTIEDTPEMRRKYVRFVAQEVEKDGRLPDFSAEAIEETILEARRRAGRKGHLTLELRNLGGLVRVSGDIARGQDADVVTREHVLQAKGRSRSIEQQLADDYIERRKDYELQVADGYQVGRVNGLAVMGEDSGIMLPVMAEVTPSQGPGEVIATGQLKEMAQEAVDNVSAIIKKFSDENISEKDIHIQFVQAGQGGVDGDSASITVATAVISALEGVGVDQSLAMTGSLSVRGDVLPVGGVTHKIEAAAKTGCTRVIIPAANMQDVMIEDEYREMVEIIPVSHISEVLDIALEGEAEKDSLVDRLKSITGSALAPENQISGPSSPNPQ, encoded by the coding sequence ATGAGTAACGACACCGACACCGACGACAACCTTCCGGAGGAGGAGGAGGAGCGTATCTCCGAGGATACCTCCGACTCGTCGTCCGACGACGAGGTGTTTCCGGAGGCCGGACCCGACGACGGGGCCGAAGTCGACGACGGAACCGAAGTCGACGACGTCCCAGCACCGGCCGACCAGACGCAGTCTGGTGAGGTCGACGAGGGGGGAACCATAGACGACCTCGGTAGCGAAGTCGAGGTCACGGCCGACGTCGCCGACGACATCGACGAGAACGACCTTCTGGGCGGCCTGCAGATAGACTCCACCGAGGAGATAGAGGTCCCCGACAGGCTCGTCGACCAAGTCATCGGACAAGAGCACGCTCGCGACGTCGTCATAAAGGCGGCAAAGCAGCGTCGCCACGTCATGATGATCGGCTCGCCCGGTACGGGCAAGTCGATGCTCGCGAAGGCGATGGCCGAACTCCTCCCCAAAGAGGAGCTTCAAGACGTCCTCGTCTACCACAATCCCGACGACGGGAACAACCCGAAGGTACGCACCGTCCCCGCCGGAAAAGGCGACCAGATAGTCGAGGCCCACAAGGAGGAAGCCCGCAAGCGAAACCAGATGCGGTCGTTCCTCATGTGGATAATCATCGCTATCGTGCTCGGCTACTCGCTCATCATCGCCGGGCAGATTCTGCTCGGCATCCTCGCGGCGGGGGTCATCTACCTCGCGTTCCGCTACGGGTCGCGAGGCAGCGATTCGATGATTCCGAACCTCATCGTGAACAACGCGGACGAGACGGCCGCGCCCTTCGAGGACGCGACCGGTGCCCACGCGGGTGCGCTCCTCGGCGACGTGCGCCACGACCCGTTCCAGTCCGGCGGCATGGAGACGCCGAGTCACGACCGGGTCGAACCGGGTGCCATCCACAAGGCCAACAAGGGCGTGCTGTTCATCGACGAGATAAACACGCTCGACATCCGCAGCCAACAGCACCTGATGACGGCGATTCAGGAGGGCGAGTTCTCCATCACGGGCCAGTCCGAGCGCTCTTCGGGCGCGATGGTCCAGACCGAACCCGTCCCGACCGACTTCATCATGATCGCCGCGGGTAACCTCGACGCGATGGAGAACATGCACCCCGCGCTCCGTTCCCGCATCAAGGGGTACGGGTACGAGGTGTACATGGACGACACCATCGAGGACACCCCGGAGATGCGCCGCAAGTACGTGCGCTTCGTGGCCCAAGAGGTCGAGAAGGACGGCCGCCTGCCGGACTTCTCCGCGGAGGCGATAGAGGAGACCATCCTCGAAGCCCGCCGCCGCGCCGGTCGGAAGGGACATCTCACGCTCGAACTCCGCAACCTCGGCGGCCTCGTCCGCGTCTCGGGCGACATCGCCCGCGGGCAGGACGCGGACGTCGTGACGCGAGAACACGTCCTTCAGGCGAAGGGCCGCAGTCGCTCCATCGAGCAGCAACTCGCGGACGACTACATCGAACGCCGCAAGGACTACGAACTGCAGGTCGCGGACGGCTACCAAGTCGGCCGCGTCAACGGTCTCGCGGTCATGGGCGAAGACTCGGGCATCATGCTCCCCGTGATGGCCGAAGTCACGCCCTCGCAGGGACCGGGCGAAGTCATCGCCACCGGGCAACTGAAGGAGATGGCACAGGAGGCGGTCGACAACGTCTCGGCCATCATCAAGAAGTTCTCCGACGAGAACATCTCCGAGAAGGACATCCACATCCAGTTCGTCCAGGCCGGACAGGGCGGCGTCGACGGCGACTCCGCCTCCATCACCGTCGCGACGGCGGTCATCTCGGCGCTCGAAGGCGTCGGCGTGGACCAGTCGCTCGCGATGACCGGCAGTCTGTCGGTCCGCGGCGACGTGCTTCCCGTCGGCGGCGTCACCCACAAGATAGAGGCCGCCGCGAAGACCGGATGCACGCGGGTCATCATCCCCGCCGCGAACATGCAGGACGTGATGATCGAGGACGAGTACCGAGAGATGGTGGAGATAATCCCCGTCTCCCACATCAGCGAGGTTCTCGACATCGCCCTCGAAGGCGAAGCCGAGAAGGACTCGCTCGTGGACCGCCTCAAGAGCATCACCGGGTCGGCTCTCGCGCCCGAAAACCAGATCTCCGGGCCGTCCAGCCCGAACCCGCAGTAA
- a CDS encoding CPBP family intramembrane glutamic endopeptidase produces the protein MPDWAMFAAFAGLVTSALLLLSHASRGVISHDDAERAASAETGVRPREPTGDETRSDDPDEFVATPRLRYGPQSPTDETEDSGPSTALLLLNVAVSQGLFAALLLGGAWFSDIPAGAFGAGLDSLTPWHALLGTGFGVALYAANELGAAAGERFGLGGSEQLRESLAPETARGWAVLLLCVLPVIAGFEELLFRGALVGVVAAGFDVSPWAMAVVSSVAFALGHGAQGRVGVVVTGVLGFVLAAGFVLTGSLLVVFVAHYLVNALEFVVHEGLEWEWVGGRTDRR, from the coding sequence ATGCCCGACTGGGCGATGTTCGCGGCGTTCGCGGGCCTCGTCACGTCGGCGCTTCTCTTACTTTCTCACGCCTCTCGGGGCGTTATTTCGCACGACGACGCCGAGAGGGCCGCCTCCGCCGAGACGGGCGTTCGGCCCCGCGAACCGACCGGCGACGAGACGCGGTCGGACGACCCAGACGAGTTCGTCGCGACGCCGCGACTCCGATACGGGCCGCAGTCGCCGACCGACGAGACGGAGGACTCAGGCCCCTCGACTGCGCTTCTCCTGTTGAACGTGGCGGTATCGCAGGGGCTTTTCGCCGCTCTCCTCCTCGGCGGCGCGTGGTTCTCCGACATCCCGGCGGGGGCGTTCGGCGCGGGCCTCGACAGTCTCACCCCGTGGCACGCCCTCCTCGGAACCGGCTTCGGCGTCGCACTCTACGCGGCGAACGAACTCGGCGCGGCGGCGGGCGAACGGTTCGGCCTCGGCGGAAGCGAGCAACTCCGCGAATCTCTCGCCCCGGAGACGGCCCGCGGGTGGGCGGTGCTTCTCCTCTGTGTGCTCCCCGTCATCGCGGGGTTCGAGGAACTGTTGTTCCGCGGCGCACTCGTCGGCGTCGTCGCCGCCGGGTTCGACGTCTCCCCGTGGGCGATGGCCGTCGTCTCGTCTGTCGCCTTCGCACTCGGGCACGGCGCGCAGGGCCGCGTCGGCGTCGTCGTCACCGGCGTCCTCGGGTTCGTCCTCGCGGCGGGATTCGTCCTGACCGGGAGCCTCCTCGTCGTCTTCGTCGCGCACTACCTCGTCAACGCCCTCGAATTTGTCGTCCACGAGGGGTTAGAGTGGGAGTGGGTCGGCGGGCGAACGGACCGTCGCTGA
- a CDS encoding PAS domain S-box protein translates to MGTPGSTPDVTREEVRRFFARLDRPSTPVTAATVAEELDCPLRTAQRVLEALAGRDELESTEIETGTRVWWRPDGESGRTEFRAFVSAVEDYAIFVLDPDGTVASWNDGAERIKGYAEDEIVGEHFSAFYTDDDADDGVPEKNLDAAAAAGRVEDEGWRVRKDGTRFWANVTITAIRDDDGALRGFTKVTRDMSERREYEQKLRRERDLTEQIFETTPVRIGVFDAEGRLVRANRRMLDHHGIDASDLPDFPLASIDGYDADGEPISADEWPWRRVAETGTQVSGFECQVDADDGDRRWLSINAVPLDAEAGGADRVVAAVEDVTEQKERERRLEQQKTDLETELSDILGRISDAFYALDDEWRFTHLNDRAADIMERCSQEVLGRKIWEVLPDATGVYRAPFRRAMETQEPVTFETYSEGADAWLEFNVYPSESGLSIYFRDVTDRKERERTLSKYEAIVETVDDGIYVKDDDGYFTMVNEAYADLTGYDREELVGAHSSLVVDEATIDRADEQTRRAADGEEADTTVEAMIRTADGDRVPAEATFAAIETADRTEQIGVVRDISDRREYQRKIEESERRYRTLAENFPNGAVALFDENLRYTAAGGQLLKREGVDPEERIGQSIFDIYPDDLLAEVEPYFHAALDGERDSFEVEYAGRQLSNYILPVGDGDDGTDAGMLVVQDVTERREYQRQLERSNERLEQFAYAASHDLQEPLRMVSSYLQLVERRYADALDDDGREFIDFAVDGADRMRDMIEGLLQYSRVETRGDAFEPTDLSAVLSDVCDDLQIQIDESDAEITLESLPRVRGDSNQLRQVFQNLLDNAIEYSGDEPPRIRVSAEREGAYWRVSVSDEGIGIDPADEERVFDVFQRLHNHDEHSGAGIGLALCQRIVERHGGDIWVDSDPGEGTTFSLTLPAADETAE, encoded by the coding sequence ATGGGGACTCCTGGCTCGACCCCGGACGTCACGCGGGAGGAAGTCAGACGCTTCTTCGCGCGATTAGACAGGCCGTCTACCCCGGTGACCGCCGCGACCGTCGCAGAGGAACTGGACTGTCCTCTACGGACGGCACAGCGCGTGCTCGAAGCACTCGCCGGTCGCGACGAACTCGAATCGACCGAGATAGAGACGGGAACCCGCGTCTGGTGGCGACCCGACGGCGAGTCCGGACGAACGGAGTTTCGCGCCTTCGTGAGCGCGGTCGAAGACTACGCGATTTTCGTACTCGACCCGGACGGAACCGTCGCCAGTTGGAACGACGGAGCCGAACGGATCAAAGGCTACGCGGAAGACGAAATCGTCGGCGAGCATTTCTCCGCGTTCTACACCGACGACGACGCCGACGACGGCGTGCCCGAAAAGAATCTCGACGCCGCGGCCGCGGCGGGCCGCGTCGAAGACGAGGGGTGGCGCGTCAGGAAAGACGGGACGAGGTTCTGGGCGAACGTGACGATAACCGCCATCCGAGACGACGACGGCGCGCTTCGGGGGTTCACCAAGGTCACTCGCGACATGAGCGAACGGCGCGAGTACGAACAGAAACTCCGCCGCGAACGCGACCTGACCGAACAGATATTCGAGACGACGCCGGTACGCATCGGTGTCTTCGACGCCGAGGGGCGACTCGTTCGAGCGAACCGACGCATGCTCGACCACCACGGCATCGACGCCTCGGACCTCCCCGACTTCCCCCTCGCGTCGATAGACGGCTACGACGCCGACGGAGAGCCGATTTCGGCCGACGAGTGGCCGTGGCGTCGGGTCGCCGAGACCGGCACGCAGGTCTCGGGGTTCGAGTGTCAGGTCGACGCGGACGATGGCGACCGCCGGTGGCTCTCTATCAACGCCGTCCCGTTGGATGCGGAGGCGGGCGGCGCCGACCGAGTCGTCGCCGCCGTCGAAGACGTCACGGAGCAAAAAGAGCGCGAGCGACGACTCGAACAGCAGAAGACGGACCTCGAAACGGAGTTGAGCGACATCCTCGGTCGCATCTCGGACGCGTTCTACGCGCTCGACGACGAGTGGCGGTTCACGCATCTCAACGACCGAGCGGCCGACATCATGGAACGGTGCAGCCAGGAGGTGCTCGGTCGGAAGATATGGGAGGTGCTCCCCGACGCGACTGGCGTCTACCGGGCCCCGTTCCGGCGGGCGATGGAGACCCAAGAGCCGGTCACCTTCGAGACGTACTCCGAGGGGGCCGACGCGTGGTTGGAGTTCAACGTCTACCCCTCCGAGTCGGGGCTCTCTATCTACTTCCGCGACGTCACCGACCGCAAAGAGCGCGAGCGAACGCTCTCGAAGTACGAGGCCATCGTCGAGACGGTCGACGACGGCATCTACGTGAAAGACGACGACGGCTACTTCACGATGGTCAACGAGGCGTACGCGGACCTCACCGGCTACGACCGCGAGGAACTCGTCGGCGCGCACTCCTCGCTCGTCGTCGACGAAGCCACCATCGACCGAGCAGACGAACAAACGCGGCGGGCGGCCGACGGCGAGGAGGCCGACACGACGGTGGAAGCGATGATTCGGACGGCCGACGGCGACCGCGTCCCCGCGGAAGCGACCTTCGCGGCGATAGAGACGGCCGACAGAACCGAGCAGATCGGCGTCGTCCGAGACATCTCGGACCGAAGAGAGTACCAACGGAAGATAGAGGAGAGCGAACGCCGCTATCGGACGCTGGCCGAGAACTTCCCGAACGGCGCGGTGGCCCTCTTCGACGAGAACCTCCGGTACACCGCCGCCGGCGGCCAACTCTTGAAACGGGAGGGAGTCGACCCCGAAGAGCGCATCGGACAGAGCATCTTCGACATCTATCCGGACGACCTCTTAGCGGAGGTCGAACCGTACTTCCACGCCGCCCTCGACGGCGAGCGAGACTCCTTCGAGGTGGAGTACGCTGGCCGACAGTTGTCGAACTACATCCTCCCGGTGGGCGACGGCGACGACGGAACCGACGCGGGGATGCTCGTCGTCCAGGACGTCACCGAACGCCGAGAGTACCAACGACAGCTCGAACGGTCGAACGAGCGCTTAGAGCAGTTCGCGTACGCGGCGTCTCACGACCTACAGGAACCGCTCCGAATGGTGTCGAGCTACCTCCAGTTGGTAGAGCGGCGGTACGCCGACGCACTCGACGACGACGGGCGGGAGTTCATCGACTTCGCCGTCGACGGGGCAGACCGGATGCGAGATATGATAGAGGGGCTGCTCCAGTACTCGCGCGTCGAGACGCGGGGGGATGCCTTCGAACCGACCGACCTATCGGCGGTTCTCTCGGACGTCTGCGACGACCTTCAGATTCAGATAGACGAGAGCGACGCCGAGATTACGCTCGAATCGCTGCCCCGCGTGCGGGGCGACTCGAACCAACTTCGGCAGGTGTTTCAGAACCTGCTCGACAACGCAATCGAGTACAGCGGCGACGAACCGCCGCGGATTCGCGTGTCGGCCGAACGCGAGGGCGCGTACTGGCGCGTCTCCGTCAGCGACGAGGGCATCGGCATCGACCCCGCAGACGAGGAACGCGTCTTCGACGTCTTCCAGCGACTCCACAACCACGACGAACACTCCGGTGCGGGCATCGGACTCGCACTCTGTCAGCGCATCGTCGAACGCCACGGCGGCGACATCTGGGTCGATTCGGACCCCGGCGAGGGCACGACGTTCTCGCTTACCCTCCCGGCGGCAGACGAGACAGCGGAGTGA
- a CDS encoding methylated-DNA--[protein]-cysteine S-methyltransferase: MDAGVYARESETLGRTVQIGIASGRVINVSFPEHAPSDAETDHPLLDRVFDYLDGESDHFDDVTVALTVPTEQRDVLDAVRKLPYGETVTLGRVARLAGLDDEEDEDLRTVRTALSENPVPLFIPDHRVRDAPGGAPPDVARRLRDVESA, encoded by the coding sequence ATGGATGCAGGCGTCTACGCCCGCGAGTCGGAGACACTCGGGCGAACTGTGCAGATTGGTATCGCGAGCGGTCGGGTCATCAACGTCTCGTTTCCGGAGCATGCACCGTCGGACGCCGAGACTGACCACCCGCTTTTGGACCGCGTCTTCGACTATCTCGACGGCGAGTCCGACCACTTCGACGACGTGACCGTCGCACTCACCGTGCCGACGGAACAGCGAGACGTTCTCGACGCCGTCAGAAAACTGCCGTACGGCGAGACGGTGACGCTCGGACGCGTCGCGCGACTCGCCGGACTCGACGACGAGGAAGACGAAGACCTACGGACGGTTCGAACCGCGCTCTCGGAGAACCCGGTTCCGCTCTTCATCCCGGACCACCGCGTCCGCGACGCGCCGGGCGGTGCCCCCCCGGACGTCGCGCGTCGCCTCCGAGACGTCGAGTCCGCGTGA
- the trpC gene encoding indole-3-glycerol phosphate synthase yields MDASEDELAPEVRSILAAARDRPGGETRVSVDARSFPDAVAAAEAEGRVPLVAEVKPTSPTTEGTRGDDPVELAREMVDGGATALSVLTEPEHFGGSAENLRRVREAVDVPVLRKDFLVSEAQLDAVEADVVLLIARFVGDDLSELLAAARERGFQVLVEVHDRAELARALDAGADIVGVNNRDLAKLDVDLETFESVAPHVPDDVTLLAESGVSTVEDVRRMRAAGADALLVGTAIMDGDVRANTDRFTTAEISE; encoded by the coding sequence ATGGACGCTAGTGAGGACGAACTTGCGCCCGAGGTGCGGTCCATCCTCGCGGCCGCACGCGACAGGCCGGGCGGGGAGACGCGGGTCAGCGTGGACGCGCGGTCGTTCCCCGACGCGGTGGCCGCCGCGGAGGCCGAGGGGCGCGTGCCCCTCGTCGCGGAGGTGAAGCCGACCAGTCCGACGACGGAGGGAACGAGAGGCGACGACCCGGTCGAACTCGCCCGCGAGATGGTCGACGGCGGGGCGACTGCGCTGTCGGTCCTGACCGAACCGGAGCATTTCGGCGGGTCCGCCGAGAACCTCCGGCGGGTCCGCGAGGCGGTGGACGTGCCCGTCCTCCGGAAGGATTTCCTCGTCAGCGAGGCGCAACTCGACGCCGTGGAGGCCGACGTCGTCCTCCTCATCGCGCGGTTCGTCGGCGACGACCTCTCGGAGTTACTGGCGGCGGCGCGCGAACGCGGCTTTCAGGTTCTGGTCGAGGTCCACGACCGAGCGGAACTCGCCCGCGCACTCGACGCGGGCGCGGACATCGTCGGCGTGAACAACCGCGACTTAGCGAAGTTGGACGTCGACCTCGAAACGTTCGAGAGCGTCGCGCCCCACGTCCCCGACGACGTGACGCTTCTCGCAGAGAGCGGCGTATCGACCGTCGAGGACGTCCGACGGATGCGCGCGGCGGGCGCGGACGCCCTCCTCGTCGGCACGGCCATCATGGACGGCGACGTGCGAGCGAACACCGACCGATTCACCACAGCGGAGATATCTGAATGA